The genomic interval CACCGAGCTGGTTGACTTCTATCATCGTTTCCACGAACGTATTTGGGCTCTGTCCAAGGATGCTTTTTGTACTAAGGTTAACCGTCTGTTTCAGGGAGAACTGTAAAGTGGATACGACCTATGTAAAAACGTATGCGACATTAGGTTATTTGTAACTTGGCGTTAACGCGCTATAATCCTTGCATTTTACACTTAAAACACCCATTCGTAAATTTCGATTATCATTATTCTCAAACTACCGCTGATCTCGAGTGCATGAGCTTTCGTAGGTTTTACGATTAAACTGTTGTGTCATTTTTGAGAACGTCTTGGTATTGTTGGTTGAAAgtgaacaaagaaaaagtttaaGATCGATTAATAACAATTCGATGAGCGATCTTCTTAATATGTATACAAGAATATGAAATGAAGTTTTCGAAACTTACAACTCGATCTAcggatatataaatacgacTGATACAAacgatcgttaataaatatttcgtttcctTTATGAATTTAATGATGTAAAATACAAAGTGATCTATGGcctaaaatttttctttatctatccacCGACATTTATCGACTGAGAGCCATTGCGGCCATTTATTAtcgccatttctttttttttattttccttcttaatATAAGTCGagatgtattaattaattttcatgttttttttttttttctacttaatGTCGGttaatattaacgaaaacGCGTTGTTATAAATAGAGCGTATTAGAATACGTATCTAGACTATGATAAATGTGTTGTAGTAGTGGTGCGTAGTACAACCATGTGTCTTtatgtcgaataaaaaaacaaaaacaaaaaaaaaaaagaaagaaaataaaaagaaaaatattaagatactTACCACGATATCGTTCGTTGAGCTTAAAATAAGGTGATAgatgatatttaaaagaaaaagaaaaaaaaagagaagaatattcgATTTCGATATCGAAACTGATTCGATATTcaatatacttataaatttaattttgatttttgtcGATCATAAACGTGGCCTTTGGATGCCAGTCAATAATGAGCCCCTTGACCGCATGCAAAGACCATGAATTTTGTTATCAAATttactaataatttatattaataaaatgtataatttccAAACTTTCCAACTAACTTGgtcaaaaataaatcttaatatttcatacattaattatcatttcgttcgatcgatcgatacataCGATCATTCCTAtctgatttttcattttttgtcgtcgaaacaaaaaagaaaaaaaaagcaaatcaATCGACGCGACTCGAATTTGATCTATCGccttaaagaaagaaagaataaaacaaaaaaggctAACGACGTCAACGTAAacgtatttaataattcgtgttagaaatattaacaaatgttACGCTGTTAAAATccttcgatataattatataactaataataatcgtttgtCCGCTGCTTAAGCGTCTAATTAAACATTAACGATGCGTTAGTCCACTACTTGTTAGttataaatatacgataaaaaaaaaaaaaaaaaaaagaaaaaaaaagaaaagaaaagaaaagaaaaaatgcccCCATTCATTCACTCaagaatgaacaaaaaaaaaacaaacaaacaaaaagaaagaaaaagaggaagaaaactAACGCGTTACGATTCCAATTAAAACTTGGTTAAACTTAATCGTCGAAAGTACGATTGCACTTGTAATCATTTAGAGCCTAAACGAGTTATCACGTTGATACGTGCAATAacttttaatgatttatagtataataattctcGATGAAATTGCGGTTGATCGTATGATTGCTGGAACTGAAACTGCCCCAGAGCCAGGAGTCTGCGATATTagattaaaatgatttaaactTAATAACACGaacatgcacgcacgcacacacatacacaggtatatgtatttatatgtatatatatatatatacacgtgtatgtatatatatatatatcgtatatacgaaggcgtgcatgtgtgtgtgtgtatatatacatatatataccttatatatctttctctctatttttctcgtaaCTATGAATCGAAGTGAAAGCCTAGTAAATGTAACGTCAATGTTTCGTTTTCTCACGtgtatatttcttaaaaacgaaataattatatataacgatgatatacatgcatatatatatatacatatacgtatatgtatatgtatatataaatatataacgttGTGTCTGTgtcaagataaaaattaacgaaaaattCATTAGAACGAAATGTACTGTAAGAACGATGTAAGATCGatgattcatttatttattttcttttgttgtttcttttttgaatttctttttataatactttcttacgatataatacttttgttttattttatttttttttcattcgtaaatCGATCGTTCTGATTCGGTCGTTGATTATCTGAAGTTTCATGTCGGCCAAtataaatgatgaaaaatgaTACATGATGATTCGATGACAGATAAACGATTTCGATTGTTCGCAGAAATCAACTTGATATTTTTGTCGGAGACTTTCGATAGTTCATGCACTCGAGATccattatacatacacacacacacacgcatatatatatatatatatatatatatatatatatatatatatatatatgagatttGAAACAAATAATTCTGAGGAACGTATTGTTAATTCGCAAAATCAAGATGAAgtcttataataattcttactATAGATAACAATCGATAAAATGACAACAAACCTGAtacacgagaaaaaaaaaagaaatgaaatgaaaagaaattagagaaaaaaagaaaagaaataaatataataataataataataataataatagtaataataataatagtaataatactaataataataataatgataatgataacaattattaacaaCAAGTTAACTCTCTTTAAGaagtgaatataaataatattattacttatcgCACGTTGAAGAACAATGAATAAGAAGTTTTCGATGATTATAGAATATGGTGTGTTAATAAActattatcgataatcgtactcgtgaaaatgaaatattctgtaacgatgaaaaaagaatacgattAGAAATGAAACAATATGGTGTTATATCGTAAACACGTATGAATATAGCgccgataaattaaaataataaagaggaaggaagaaaggaagaaataaaaaaaaaaaagtatatatatatatatagaaataaaagaaaaaataaaaaaaaaaataaataaaaaaggttcGTTTCAATAGCGATGAaagttcttcgttttttttttttttttttctgtaaatatTACAACGGCACTGTTGCATTCTTTCACCTAGGATCGATCTATAATAAAGATTTTGACGAATATATTCGTCGTAAGCAAAAGATCtcgttttaaaaagaaaaagaaaaaaaaaaagaaaaaaaaaaaagagaaaaggaaaacgaaaagaagaggagaaacaaTAACCATTTAGAATCAGGGTACGCTCAAGTTCGATTAAGTTTCGTGTCTTTGCtaaatcgtatttaattaatttattgtaagGAACATGTCCGCGAgttaatacgattttattttcattttatattaaaataaataatgaacgaGTAATGATCGATGGAAAAATGACGATAGTACAATGGAACGTCACTTTtgttaatacgaattaaatctGTACTTTCAAAAGTAactaatcaaaaagaaaaacatttttaattaaacgaaagaattttttatttaatgataaagtGAATAAGTCAAACGATGAATCGCAAAAATGTCCAATCACGAACACTATTATAAATCTTACTAaagtgttattattattattatttttttgttattgttattattattattattattttatttgttattattattaattatataatgatgataattatgatgataatgatcattattattattatttttttattattattatcactattattttattattattattactattattattatcattattattattattattattattattaattacgaaactttgaaaagataggtaagaaaaaagaaaaagataataataattatgaacgATGAACTACCGATCGTTGAACTATCATCCTATTTAAATAGtaactataattatttttgattctaTCCGAAGCAAGACTTAAAAGTAAAAGACTTCGTTCCTCGTTGAGttgattaatcaaaaaaaaaaaaaaaaagaaaagaaaaaaacaattaatactgtaatatatctaatcgtatttcttcttttttataatctttacgatttattacaaatttaggTTAGATCGAATTATATAACGTAGAATTTATCCGCTATTCGAACATAAAAAAATCCACATTGAAACCACAAGTAatcgtagattttttttttttttttgaaaaataaaagaaacattaacaATAGTACAAAATGAAACGCAAAGATCAACGACAGTATTGAGAagacaaacaaaagaaaagaaagaaaagaaaagggcaTAAAGTTTCGTAAATTATGCGAAATGGTCGagtgatttttaaatttatcgatcgattatatcgaCGTCGTCGGCAAATCGTTTAcgatgattttatttcaaaatgctACTAacatttttgaaagaatatatataatacatattatgtgtatatatatacagtagcTAATTAATAGAGtattaatagaagaaaaatacattcCTACTGTACGAATATTCAAATTCCAacattgtatattaattagtatattatattgtattgtgTGTTTGaaagtatgatatatatacatatatatataaattatatagtatactataatatagtatatattatgtagttatatatatagtatacattatacttaaaaaatgttagtatatatatatatatgtgtgtgtgtatatatatacatgtttataGCATAtacagcatatatatatgtatatatatatatatatatatattaataaataaaattaatattattttataataacacGTAAAAATATTCTCAAACAAACAAGCATATGCCTACGAAAAAACTAatacatatgcatgtgtatgtaaatatgttgTGCTTACCTACGTTGTTTTCGTTGGCACGACTACCGAGTTGTGTTGATTTGCATGTAATTGGATTGTTTTGTCTGCAACATGGGGCTGAAGTCGTAAATAATCAAAACAGACGTTGTCTCTGAATgaatatgaaaaacaaaaaagaaaaaaagaatataaaaataacactcaaaaaacaagaaataatatgattaccatatattaattttaaccacacaatatgcatattatatcgataaaattaatagagaTATTAGAAACAACGTAAACGTTTCGCGGATCgctcaaaaagaaaagaaaaagaaaagaaaagaagagaagagaaaacgataatTAAGTCACTCGACCATTCCAATTCAAAGTAccaacttaaaaaaaaaaaaatgaataattcatCATGGATTTGTGAATATACGCCATCTAGTTTTTCATTGGTTCGTTAAAATATTCGTTGGGAATTCTCATCGATCGgatttaaatctattttattagtaGTTCCCTACTAtaccgataaaaaatatttctttgcgACGTCCAACGATTCGATCATGACGGAATATTTGGAGGAAcctttgaagaaaaaagaaaaagagaaaaatcgaagggggaaaaaaagaaaggacgaacTAATGCAAGTGTAAACTGTACGCTTGAGGGAGGGGTACtgtcgtataaaaaaaaaaaaaaagaaaaataaaagaaagaaagaaatagaaaaaaagcacAATCGGTATCTACGATTCGATATAAGAGCAGAATCGAGAACCACGTTGACCTATTATTATCGGAAGACTGAAAACGTACCTGAGACAATTCAAATGAAAGCCGTGAGTTAAACGCAAAATGGCCTGGTATTATTAGTCTACGTATGAGTAAAGCTTTAatgagaaaatgaaacaaaaaagaaaaaagcaaaaaaattcaaacgaaGCTTGTCCTTCATCTAATACGTTAAATCGAGAATTTATTATagcctcctttttttctgtttttttttttttcgtgcttctcgtttctcttgcAAAAGTTCACCGaacaaattaacaaaattgaaagagaaaagaataaaaagagataagatcgaaaggaagagagagagagagagagagagagagagagagagagagagaaaaaaacaaaaaaaaaagaaaaagaaaaagaaaactaaaactTACGATTTCGAGTACCGAAGAGTTCTTGAGAGTACCCTCGATCGATTCGCTACATCTTTATATAGATCAATACAATAATGCTTGATCATTTCGATGCGTAAAAAAAACTGTGATTTTTCGATTGTCCAATGaggatttttatttgaaaagaaatttactcttattactattattaatattattattattattattatttgtagtagtagtattaatattattattatattattatcattatttttattattattatattattattattattattattaatattatttttagttatGTACATTAtcttataacaatataaaattcaaactcCTTCAGAGAAATAAACTCATGAAATGCAagcaatattaatatttgaagaGTATCGGCTTGCTTGGAAATTGTAATTGATGATGACTTTAGTTATTTCGAATCTGTTGTTAattgaatagaaaagaaaaatattataagggACGTACCGGACgatgataaaagtaaattcGAATTTACTTGATTCATCGATCATCCCCCTCGAGCCtcgtatatttgttatatttaggGAGGCAACATCGTTTGTATacgtttttaatttctctctaaTCGTGAgaacgtttttattatattcataaaaaaagcGATTGGTTTGCGATTGGACGACAAATTTTTGAATCAATATGGATTCGTTATTCCATAACGGGCGTACCTTTTGATAGATCAGCAACTTCGGCgccatatattttttttcatttttttttttttgaaatcattAGAAACGACGCGTTGTTCGCATCGTATTTCATGTACTGTTAGAGACCGAGATATGTATaagaagagaatgaatgaaatgaaagaaaaaaaagagagaaaaaacgaatacaTAGTATCGTAAATGATTTATGGACGTTGAGTAGTCGATTAGTAATTTTAGtacgtaaagaaagaaaaaaagaagaagaagaaaaaaaaaagagaaaaaaaataacaagacagatctttatatattattcaccTCCTAAATATCACGCTAGTTGCCAAGCGCGTctgatacaattttatttggaGGCCGCGTTGATGTTATACAGTTTTTGGTGATGACTTATTATTGATCGTAAAGGAGAAATAATGGAAGGaaggtaataaaataaagaaaaaataaaacagaaaacttGAAAAAACAGTAAAaggcgaaaagaaaagagaaatgttacTAGTTAGTCTAATAATAACGTTATAGACGATAAAAAGCTTTAGTGTATATAGTTTTTTaaagtgttaaaaaaaaaaaagaaaaaaaagagaaaaagaaaaaaaggaaaataaaatattaaacaaccTTAGCGATCTCTACGAAAGAtccgataataaatataatataatcgaacataaatacataaatacatgaatacattatacatacatatatacatacatacgtacgtgtgtcTGCTGCTGCGTGTACGGTGCTccgataaatgaaaaatttcttcgattaaaaGAAGACGAACGGCAAGATAAACTGCTACTactacgacgatgacgacgacgatgacccAGAAGATACTTCGCGCGAATATGACTATAGCGTTGATGATTCAAAAAcgcgaattaaaagaaaaaaaaaaaagaaaaaaaaattgaaaagaaagaaaattaaataatcaatcGTTTCGTTAAACATAGTTgcatattgtatattatgtataagaACGCAGATACGTTAATCGttacatataacataatataatatgtgaTATATGCGTAATATTTTAAGCTGTCAATAGAACATGTCctaacattaaaatattatagtgCCATTATATCAATCGagaaatagattttatatatatatatttatatatatatatttatatatatatatatttatatatatataatataatatttaactagCCCTTATATTTCCCTAAAAGTTAGACTAGATATACGTATGatacatacaaatttatttatttcggattaagaagaagaagaagaaaaaaaaaggtaagaagaagaagaatgatatACCagtcatctttttttttttttctttttattattatcttctcgTATACAATGGAAGGAACCATCGCAgatcatttgatttttttgaaatccttcagatttctttcttctacgatTCCGTGAGTTTTTACTTACATAtctaattaaacatttatacatataataggAAACATTCGTTGAGCATGCAATCGATACGAGACActctttgtaattaaaaaaataaaaggacaaGCACACATGGACGGCGTGATATGAAAGACAACATTGATAGtctaatgattaattaattgagtATTGCAATAGCGTCCGTTTGCCTTTTGCCTATTAAATTGTTCCATCATTAATAGGCATAGATAACGTTATCGAAGATGgacaaatttctattttattttgctttattttctttccttcttttttttgtaaatctttttttcgtcagtaacaacgacaacgatgatTCGGACAATCAGATGGATATACTAGACACTTGTCCATACAATAAACGCTTGCACCTTCTTTACCTTCGATTTCACCTATCGCATCGCACACTTCTCTAcaaattacaaagaaattaattttactttttctatcaatcatttataaattcaattacttatatagatttatactTACGGACACTGACAAACCATATTTGGACAATTTGGTGGATAACGAAGACAATTGGCCTGACACCAATCAGTCATACCAGGtataaatcgataaagatACGTAGGTACGCAAACTTGTGatctacaatatatatatatatatatatatatatatatatatatatatatacatatatatatatatgtatatttatagagcatgatttaaaatcaaattaaatgaCTTGATTAAAAGCTGtaacaatttcatttaaaaatagagTACCTTACTATTAGTGGGAATATATTGTTCGGTGATGTAACATCTCTGTAATAAAGTAAGAAGGGATTGTCATTCTGCACGAAGGGTGGTGGAACTCCTGCTGTACTTGTCACGATACTAACATCCGCACAATTTCGAAATGTTTCTGGTCTACCACATCCTACTGCTTCTGTACCATTATCACAAGTACCCCACATATtacctgaaaaaaaaaaaaaaaagaaaaaatgataaaatattattcattgtattattaacttaaatgaaggaaaaacttaaattaaaatcgaaggTGAAatgtttgttaataaataaatgaaaaacctGTGTAATAATTCCACTGAATGACACATTGGGTACAAGTTATGTAAGGTGGTAAAACAACTCTGTAACGAAATATAGCTTTCTTTTCTGTATTCAAAGGTATTTCAAAACGGACATCTCGTGTACCAGATACGTAGAGAGGATATCTGAAAGAAATGAACTTTGATTATCcatgatttaaataattaaatttataagtaaTACCTATCGAAACATTGTTGGGTTGCTTCGCTTCTAGGATTGTTATTTGGACAAAGATATAACTCGAATCCTCCCATGTGATTAGCAGTTAGCTCAACCTCAATATCGATTTCCTATAAACgggtaattatataataattatattaatgttatctATTGATTGAcatatattcgattatttgtTCTGTTATACAATGTATACAAATTACCTGGCCAACCGTATAATGTCTGACTATAGTTCCTTTCGCATATTCACCACCTGCCTCATGTGGTCTTGGTTCGTTCAAATGAAATGCATCTCCACAGACTCCACATTGACCTTGATTTTGAACCCACTGAACTAAACtcaaaaaaatgtttacataatattttactgATTTTAACATCGTTTTTAatcatctttctttatttatcctGTCGagttttcattcttcttttctcacttgtttttcctcttcctttttttgtttttccgtATTTTCGTACAACactttttattcaatatt from Vespula vulgaris chromosome 11, iyVesVulg1.1, whole genome shotgun sequence carries:
- the LOC127067619 gene encoding uncharacterized protein LOC127067619 isoform X1 encodes the protein MITRYPCTSLFLVGLYFFLNIPNDYHVLGHGRLMDPPARNSMWRFGFPNPVNYNDNELFCGGYAVQWVQNQGQCGVCGDAFHLNEPRPHEAGGEYAKGTIVRHYTVGQEIDIEVELTANHMGGFELYLCPNNNPRSEATQQCFDRYPLYVSGTRDVRFEIPLNTEKKAIFRYRVVLPPYITCTQCVIQWNYYTGNMWGTCDNGTEAVGCGRPETFRNCADVSIVTSTAGVPPPFVQNDNPFLLYYRDVTSPNNIFPLIVRSQVCVPTYLYRFIPGMTDWCQANCLRYPPNCPNMVCQCPEVCDAIGEIEGKEGASVYCMDKCLVYPSDCPNHRCRCY
- the LOC127067619 gene encoding uncharacterized protein LOC127067619 isoform X2, whose translation is MITRYPCTSLFLVGLYFFLNIPNDYHVLGHGRLMDPPARNSMWRFGFPNPVNYNDNELFCGGYAVQWVQNQGQCGVCGDAFHLNEPRPHEAGGEYAKGTIVRHYTVGQEIDIEVELTANHMGGFELYLCPNNNPRSEATQQCFDRYPLYVSGTRDVRFEIPLNTEKKAIFRYRVVLPPYITCTQCVIQWNYYTGNMWGTCDNGTEAVGCGRPETFRNCADVSIVTSTAGVPPPFVQNDNPFLLYYRDVTSPNNIFPLIITSLRTYVSLSIYTWYD